Within the Clostridium scatologenes genome, the region CTGAAGAAATGACCATAAATGGAATGAAAGCCATTGGATGTTTCGATAATAATAAAAATAGCAATGAATCAAGACATTCTTATATTTTAATGCTTAAAGATGACATTTTGATAAGCATTGATGGTAATGCAGATAAAAATGAACTAATAGAAATTGCAAAATCTATGAGGTGATAAATTTGGTAATTGAAACTGAAAATCTTTCTAAAATATATGAAAATAATAAAGGCTGTAGGAATATAAATATATCTGTAGCTGAAGGGGAAATTTATGGGTTTTTAGGTCCTAATGGTGCAGGAAAAAGTACATTTATAAAGACCATTGTAGGATTACTATTTCCTACTTCAGGTACTGCACACATATTAGGCAAGCCTATAGGAAATATGGAAACAAAAAAAAAGATAGGCTACTTGCCTGAACTTTTTAAATATCAAGAATGGATGACAGGATTGGACCTCCTGTCCTTCCATTCCTCATTATACAAGCTTGACAAAAAAGCTTCTTTCACAAAAATAGAAGAAGTTCTTGAGATTGTCAATTTAAAAGGTGCAGAAAAAAGTAAAATAGGTACTTATAGCAAGGGAATGCAGCAGAGAATAGGAATTGCTAGCGCTCTTCTTTGCGACCCAGAGCTCCTTTTTTTAGATGAACCTACCTCTGCTCTAGACCCTATAGGTAGAAAAGAGGTTAGGGACATTATGTTAAAGTTAAAAAATATAGGTAAAACTGTATTTCTAAACAGTCATCTTTTAAGTGAAGTAGAGATGATTTGTGATAGCGCTGCCATTATCAGCAAAGGTAACATCATAAAGCAAGGAAAAATGAATGATCTTTTAGAAGGAAATACTATTTTAGATATTCATGTAGAAGATATAAATAATGAAATTTTAAATAAACTTGAAAAATTTGATGAAGATATGATATTTAATGGGAAAAACATTAAAATGCACGTAAAGGAAGATGATGAAATACACCAAATTGCATCACTAATTATAACAGGTGGAGGAAAATTATATGGACTTACTCCACATAGAGATAGTCTTGAAGACTTATTTATAAAACTTGTTGAAGGAGGTCAAAAATAATGTTTATAATTGCCTTATCTACCTTCAAAGAAATATATAGGAAGAAAATTTTTCACTTTATAGGCATACTAACCATACTATATCTTATTC harbors:
- a CDS encoding ABC transporter ATP-binding protein, with translation MVIETENLSKIYENNKGCRNINISVAEGEIYGFLGPNGAGKSTFIKTIVGLLFPTSGTAHILGKPIGNMETKKKIGYLPELFKYQEWMTGLDLLSFHSSLYKLDKKASFTKIEEVLEIVNLKGAEKSKIGTYSKGMQQRIGIASALLCDPELLFLDEPTSALDPIGRKEVRDIMLKLKNIGKTVFLNSHLLSEVEMICDSAAIISKGNIIKQGKMNDLLEGNTILDIHVEDINNEILNKLEKFDEDMIFNGKNIKMHVKEDDEIHQIASLIITGGGKLYGLTPHRDSLEDLFIKLVEGGQK